The following are from one region of the Streptomyces fradiae genome:
- a CDS encoding amidohydrolase yields MPSLSSPTSLSATSATSAASPRTATVFRRVRPLGGPVTDLVAVDGVLVDAVPDGTAVEVVDGGGRMALPTLVDAHIHPDKTSWGESWYSRRAAEGIAGFVAGDVELSRALPTPVGERAYRLMAHAAAQGTRAMRAHADVAPAFGLSGLAGIAEARERLRGIVDVELVAFPQHGVVREPGTLELLAEAAEGGLITHVGGIDPAGFDATGDPKAADGDQLGAVFGLAERHGLGLDIHLHDRGETGLVPLRDIAARTKALGLRGRVSVAHAFAVAQLSGRELDETADLLADAGVSLTTVALSAVTILPFRRLAERGVRVGLGSDGVRDNWSPFGNADMLHRAWLAGWALDARLDEDLEACFELAAHGGAELLGLPRADLRAGAPADFMLVEGECLPQAVVDLPRRELVVRAGRVVARDGALV; encoded by the coding sequence GTGCCCTCCCTGTCCTCCCCGACCTCCCTGTCCGCCACATCCGCCACGTCCGCCGCGTCTCCTCGCACCGCCACCGTCTTCCGCCGGGTCCGCCCGCTCGGCGGCCCGGTCACGGACCTGGTCGCCGTCGACGGGGTGCTGGTGGACGCCGTACCGGACGGCACCGCGGTCGAGGTGGTCGACGGCGGCGGCCGGATGGCGCTGCCCACTCTGGTCGACGCGCACATCCACCCGGACAAGACCTCGTGGGGCGAGTCCTGGTACAGCCGCCGGGCGGCGGAGGGCATCGCCGGGTTCGTGGCCGGGGACGTGGAGCTGTCCCGGGCGCTGCCCACGCCGGTGGGCGAGCGCGCGTACCGCCTGATGGCCCACGCGGCCGCCCAGGGCACCCGGGCGATGCGGGCGCACGCCGACGTCGCGCCGGCCTTCGGCCTGTCCGGCCTGGCGGGCATCGCCGAGGCGCGCGAGCGGCTGCGCGGCATCGTGGACGTGGAGCTCGTGGCCTTCCCGCAGCACGGCGTGGTCCGGGAGCCGGGCACCCTGGAACTGCTCGCGGAGGCGGCCGAGGGCGGGCTGATCACCCATGTCGGCGGGATCGACCCGGCCGGTTTCGACGCGACCGGGGACCCGAAGGCCGCCGACGGCGACCAGCTGGGCGCGGTCTTCGGGCTCGCCGAACGGCACGGTCTCGGCCTCGACATCCATCTGCACGACCGCGGCGAGACCGGTCTGGTCCCGCTCCGGGACATCGCCGCCCGCACCAAGGCGCTCGGCCTGCGGGGCAGGGTGAGCGTGGCGCACGCCTTCGCGGTCGCCCAGCTGTCCGGCCGCGAGCTCGACGAGACGGCCGACCTGCTCGCGGACGCCGGGGTGTCGCTGACCACGGTCGCGCTGTCCGCCGTCACGATCCTGCCGTTCCGGCGGCTCGCCGAGCGCGGGGTGCGGGTCGGCCTCGGCTCGGACGGGGTGCGGGACAACTGGAGTCCGTTCGGCAACGCCGACATGCTGCACCGGGCGTGGCTGGCCGGCTGGGCCCTCGACGCCCGCCTCGACGAGGACCTCGAGGCCTGCTTCGAGCTGGCCGCGCACGGCGGCGCGGAGCTGCTCGGACTGCCCCGCGCCGACCTGCGGGCGGGCGCGCCCGCCGACTTCATGCTGGTGGAGGGCGAGTGCCTGCCGCAGGCCGTGGTGGACCTGCCGCGCCGTGAGCTCGTGGTGCGGGCGGGCCGGGTGGTGGCTCGCGACGGAGCCCTGGTCTGA
- a CDS encoding RNA ligase, whose product MSQAHLTLDALLPPDELAAAVAAGHVTRKPHPELPLSIYTYTRACQYEGVWNRVTVRCRGLVADDRTGRVVALPLPKFFNVSEHTHGRAYAPALPDEPFEVYDKVDGSLGVLFHYEDRWRVASKGSFTSTQATWAQRRLDAADTSALVPGTTYLMEILYPENRIVVDYGDRRDLVLLAAYGPDGTETPLAEAAGAWRGIGSVVTLHPPMDLDALLKLTASNTLPDGSAATGTDAEGFVLRFASGVRAKAKIAEYVRLHKVVTGVTERDIWRGHGIQRFAGTSAKILASGLGLSMAELGGIRADGGRPLDALLEQVPDEFDAWVRSVVERLETEFAAREQAVDAAYASLAHLAGDRAAFARASRALPDRQLRSAMFLRLDGRRTDLMTWRALRPENADPFATDEEN is encoded by the coding sequence ATGAGCCAGGCGCACCTGACTCTCGACGCGCTGCTGCCGCCGGACGAACTGGCGGCGGCGGTCGCAGCAGGCCACGTGACGCGCAAGCCGCACCCCGAGCTGCCGCTGTCCATCTACACGTACACACGGGCCTGCCAGTACGAGGGCGTCTGGAACCGGGTCACCGTCCGCTGCCGCGGCCTCGTCGCCGACGACCGCACCGGCCGCGTCGTCGCCCTGCCGCTGCCCAAGTTCTTCAACGTCTCCGAGCACACCCACGGCCGCGCCTACGCGCCCGCGCTGCCCGACGAGCCCTTCGAGGTGTACGACAAGGTCGACGGCAGCCTCGGCGTCCTCTTCCACTACGAGGACCGCTGGCGCGTCGCCTCCAAGGGATCCTTCACCAGCACCCAGGCCACCTGGGCACAGCGCCGCCTCGACGCCGCCGACACCTCGGCGCTCGTCCCGGGCACCACGTACCTGATGGAGATCCTCTACCCGGAGAACCGGATCGTCGTGGACTACGGCGACCGCCGCGACCTCGTGCTGCTCGCCGCCTACGGCCCCGACGGCACCGAGACGCCGCTCGCCGAGGCCGCCGGCGCCTGGCGGGGCATCGGCTCGGTCGTCACCCTGCACCCGCCGATGGACCTCGACGCCCTGCTGAAGCTGACCGCGTCGAACACGCTGCCCGACGGCAGCGCCGCCACCGGCACCGACGCCGAGGGCTTCGTGCTGCGCTTCGCGTCCGGCGTCCGCGCCAAGGCGAAGATCGCCGAGTACGTGCGGCTGCACAAGGTCGTCACCGGAGTCACCGAGCGCGACATCTGGCGCGGCCACGGCATCCAGCGCTTCGCCGGCACCTCCGCCAAGATCCTGGCGAGCGGCCTCGGCCTGTCCATGGCCGAACTCGGCGGCATCCGCGCCGACGGCGGCCGCCCGCTCGACGCGCTCCTGGAGCAGGTGCCCGACGAGTTCGACGCCTGGGTGCGGTCCGTCGTCGAGCGCCTGGAGACCGAGTTCGCCGCCCGCGAGCAGGCCGTCGACGCGGCGTACGCCTCGCTCGCGCACCTCGCCGGCGACCGCGCCGCCTTCGCCCGCGCATCGCGCGCACTGCCCGACCGGCAGCTGCGCTCCGCGATGTTCCTGCGCCTCGACGGGCGCCGCACCGACCTGATGACTTGGCGCGCGCTGCGCCCCGAGAACGCCGACCCGTTCGCCACCGACGAGGAGAACTGA
- a CDS encoding AAA family ATPase yields the protein MPVVHVMTGLPASGKTTAARALQERSEGRMRRVNLDDLRGMLDLPGGTTGGDRRSRAHEQTVLGIQDAAIRAAVDDGFDVVVDNTHLTPHIPRRLKAALTGRDAVFVVHDFTDVPVEECVRRDAARERPVGEEIIRILADKHTKARRGGWRLTDAWLNERPGVTPYVPDPALPSAVLCDIDGTLALRGDRGPYDFTRCDLDLLNPPVRDALRAFRAAHRDRIVLLSGRSEDHRELTEAWLARHEVPYDELWMRGSDDGRSDDLVKAELFDAHVRSRYAVRVSLDDRDRVVAVWRRMGLPTWQVNYGNF from the coding sequence GTGCCCGTGGTCCATGTGATGACCGGACTGCCGGCCTCCGGCAAGACGACCGCCGCCCGCGCCCTGCAGGAGCGGTCCGAGGGCCGGATGCGCCGGGTGAACCTCGACGACCTGCGCGGGATGCTCGACCTGCCCGGCGGCACCACCGGCGGCGACCGCCGCTCCCGCGCCCACGAGCAGACCGTGCTCGGCATCCAGGACGCCGCGATCCGCGCCGCCGTCGACGACGGCTTCGACGTCGTCGTCGACAACACCCACCTCACCCCGCACATCCCGCGGCGCCTCAAAGCGGCCCTCACCGGCCGCGACGCGGTCTTCGTCGTGCACGACTTCACCGACGTGCCCGTCGAGGAGTGCGTGCGCCGCGACGCCGCCCGCGAGCGGCCGGTCGGCGAGGAGATCATCCGGATCCTCGCCGACAAGCACACCAAGGCTCGCCGCGGCGGCTGGCGGCTCACCGACGCCTGGCTCAACGAGCGCCCCGGCGTCACCCCGTACGTCCCCGACCCCGCACTGCCCAGCGCCGTCCTGTGCGACATCGACGGCACCCTCGCGCTGCGCGGCGACCGCGGCCCGTACGACTTCACCCGCTGCGACCTCGATCTGCTCAACCCGCCCGTGCGCGACGCGCTGCGCGCCTTCCGCGCCGCGCACCGGGACCGGATCGTGCTGCTCTCCGGGCGCAGCGAGGACCACCGGGAGCTCACCGAGGCCTGGCTCGCCCGCCACGAGGTGCCGTACGACGAGCTGTGGATGCGCGGTTCCGACGACGGGCGCTCCGACGACCTCGTCAAGGCCGAGCTCTTCGACGCGCACGTCCGGTCGCGTTACGCGGTGCGCGTGTCGCTCGACGACCGCGACCGGGTGGTCGCGGTGTGGCGCCGGATGGGCCTGCCGACCTGGCAGGTCAACTACGGCAACTTCTGA
- a CDS encoding radical SAM protein translates to MIRRTDEVEDLMHRFPHVPKEAVIKEDLLRGGIAFDDSALTDSGDEAAGEVKPKSYFIFSFDHRTLPELGQAALRRPPEEIVLTGGPYELRRTVVSVRVNPASPYRVAAGDDGMLGLYLDGRRIADVGLPPMPEYYRHTLSSGKSVMEVAPTIQWGYLIYLTVFRVCQYFGAKEECQYCDINHNWRQHKAAGRPYTGVKDVEEVLEALAIIDKYDTAGASTAYTLTGGAVTSRVGGKDEADFYGQYAQAIEERFPGRWIGKVVAQALPKADVQRFKDYGIQIYHPNYEVWDKRLFELYCPGKERYVGRDEWHRRILDSAEVFGPRNVIPNFVAGVEMAEPFGFTTVDEAIASTTEGLEYFMSRGITPRFTTWCPEPTTPLGKANPAGAPLEYHIRLLEAYRATMESNGLSSPPGYGPAGPGRAVFSVSSFMDSLPAED, encoded by the coding sequence ATGATCCGCCGCACCGACGAGGTCGAAGACCTCATGCACCGCTTCCCGCACGTCCCGAAGGAGGCGGTGATCAAGGAGGACCTGCTGCGCGGCGGCATCGCCTTCGACGACTCGGCCCTCACCGACTCGGGCGACGAGGCGGCCGGCGAGGTCAAGCCGAAGTCGTACTTCATCTTCTCCTTCGACCACCGCACCCTGCCCGAGCTCGGCCAGGCCGCCCTGCGCCGCCCGCCGGAGGAGATCGTCCTCACCGGCGGCCCGTACGAGCTGCGCCGCACGGTCGTCTCGGTGCGGGTCAACCCCGCCTCCCCGTACCGCGTCGCGGCCGGCGACGACGGCATGCTCGGCCTCTACCTCGACGGGCGCCGGATCGCCGACGTCGGCCTGCCGCCGATGCCGGAGTACTACCGCCACACCCTCTCCAGCGGGAAGTCGGTGATGGAGGTCGCTCCCACCATCCAGTGGGGCTACCTCATCTATCTGACGGTCTTCCGGGTCTGCCAGTACTTCGGCGCCAAGGAGGAGTGCCAGTACTGCGACATCAACCACAACTGGCGCCAGCACAAGGCCGCCGGCCGCCCCTACACGGGCGTGAAGGACGTGGAGGAGGTGCTGGAAGCGCTCGCGATCATCGACAAGTACGACACGGCCGGCGCCTCCACCGCCTACACCCTCACCGGCGGCGCCGTCACCTCCCGCGTCGGCGGCAAGGACGAGGCCGACTTCTACGGGCAGTACGCGCAGGCCATCGAGGAGCGCTTCCCCGGCCGCTGGATCGGCAAGGTCGTCGCCCAGGCGCTGCCCAAGGCCGACGTGCAGCGCTTCAAGGACTACGGCATCCAGATCTACCACCCCAACTACGAGGTGTGGGACAAGCGGCTGTTCGAGCTGTACTGCCCGGGCAAGGAGCGCTACGTCGGCCGCGACGAGTGGCACCGCCGGATCCTCGACTCGGCCGAGGTCTTCGGGCCGCGCAACGTCATCCCCAACTTCGTGGCCGGCGTGGAGATGGCCGAGCCCTTCGGCTTCACCACGGTCGACGAGGCCATCGCCTCCACGACGGAGGGCCTGGAGTACTTCATGTCGCGCGGCATCACGCCCCGCTTCACCACCTGGTGCCCCGAGCCCACCACCCCGCTCGGCAAGGCCAACCCGGCCGGCGCGCCCCTGGAGTACCACATCCGCCTCCTGGAGGCCTACCGCGCCACGATGGAGTCCAACGGCCTGAGCTCGCCCCCCGGCTACGGCCCGGCCGGCCCCGGCCGCGCGGTCTTCTCGGTGAGCTCGTTCATGGACAGCCTGCCCGCCGAGGACTGA
- a CDS encoding serine/threonine-protein kinase: protein MGTSEDDRPLVDGRFRLVGRLGSGGMGTVWRARDVALDRDVALKEVRPPDPAVEEASPGFTAQLRERALREARALARLSHPHVVTIHHIVEPGDGAHPWIVMELVPGRSLADRLADGPMAPAEAVTLGRQVLSALRAAHAAGIQHRDVKPANVLLREDGSAVLTDFGIAAFSETTSRLTSTGDVIGSAEFIAPERLRGEEGNPASDLWSLGMLLYVAAEGHHPLRRATSLATVVAVLDDPIPAPVRSGPLAPVLAQVLVRDPAARPDGALLDRLLAEAEAPETPTPAPTPGAVPAPAPAPAPAPVPAPAGFGAPYAHPAYGTPASPAPAPGPSPWGAPTAPAAPPRTRTTATAGRRAVLVAGAAVLVTAVVLGVVQLLPDRGDGTDADAGAKGGSTPSTAARTPGGGTTGTPTRTPTATPTGSAAPAPQGSLLTPANVRAVLKAFRDATGTTTMKEFNVYEEHASAEIPTKPGAKTYDNYAYRDGVVTKTGPGGTIDAPDEQPFDVAAMAWDTLPALIARGERELNVENPSQRYVIVDRWTFNEDRPSMRFYLLNAYHATGYLVADQKGKVVDTYAAD, encoded by the coding sequence ATGGGAACGAGTGAGGACGACAGACCGCTGGTGGACGGGCGGTTCCGGCTGGTCGGCCGACTGGGCAGCGGCGGCATGGGGACGGTGTGGCGGGCGCGGGACGTCGCCCTCGACCGGGACGTCGCCCTGAAGGAGGTCCGGCCGCCGGACCCGGCCGTCGAGGAGGCGAGCCCCGGCTTCACCGCCCAGCTGCGCGAGCGGGCGCTCCGCGAGGCCCGCGCCCTCGCCCGGCTCTCCCACCCGCACGTCGTGACCATCCATCACATCGTCGAGCCGGGCGACGGCGCCCACCCGTGGATCGTGATGGAGCTGGTCCCCGGCCGGTCGCTCGCCGACCGGCTGGCCGACGGTCCTATGGCGCCCGCCGAGGCCGTCACCCTCGGCCGCCAGGTCCTGTCCGCGCTGCGCGCCGCCCACGCCGCCGGCATCCAGCACCGCGATGTGAAACCCGCCAACGTCCTGCTCCGTGAGGACGGCAGCGCCGTCCTCACGGACTTCGGCATCGCCGCCTTCAGCGAGACCACCTCGCGGCTCACCTCCACGGGCGACGTCATCGGCTCCGCCGAGTTCATCGCCCCGGAGCGGCTGCGCGGCGAGGAGGGCAACCCGGCCTCCGACCTGTGGTCCCTCGGCATGCTCCTGTACGTGGCGGCCGAGGGCCACCACCCGCTGCGCCGCGCCACCAGCCTGGCCACGGTCGTCGCCGTGCTCGACGACCCGATCCCCGCGCCGGTACGGTCCGGGCCGCTGGCCCCGGTCCTCGCCCAGGTCCTCGTGCGCGACCCGGCGGCCCGGCCGGACGGCGCGCTCCTGGACCGGCTGCTCGCGGAGGCCGAGGCGCCCGAGACCCCGACCCCGGCACCGACCCCGGGCGCTGTTCCGGCTCCGGCACCGGCACCGGCACCGGCTCCCGTTCCGGCACCGGCCGGGTTCGGGGCGCCGTACGCCCACCCCGCCTACGGCACCCCGGCTTCGCCCGCTCCGGCGCCCGGCCCGTCCCCGTGGGGCGCGCCGACCGCTCCGGCGGCCCCGCCCCGTACCCGTACCACCGCCACGGCCGGCCGCCGGGCCGTGCTGGTCGCCGGAGCCGCGGTCCTCGTCACCGCCGTGGTGCTCGGAGTGGTGCAGCTGCTGCCCGACCGCGGCGACGGCACCGACGCGGACGCCGGCGCCAAGGGCGGATCGACGCCGTCGACGGCGGCCCGTACGCCCGGCGGAGGCACGACCGGCACCCCCACCCGGACGCCCACCGCCACCCCGACCGGCTCCGCCGCCCCCGCGCCGCAGGGCAGCCTGCTCACCCCGGCCAACGTACGGGCGGTGCTCAAGGCGTTCCGCGACGCGACCGGCACCACCACCATGAAGGAGTTCAACGTCTACGAGGAGCACGCGTCCGCCGAGATCCCGACCAAGCCCGGGGCGAAGACGTACGACAACTACGCGTACCGCGACGGCGTCGTCACGAAGACCGGCCCCGGCGGGACCATCGACGCCCCGGACGAGCAGCCCTTCGACGTCGCCGCGATGGCCTGGGACACGCTGCCCGCGCTGATCGCCCGGGGCGAGCGCGAACTGAACGTCGAGAACCCCTCGCAGCGCTATGTGATCGTCGACCGCTGGACCTTCAACGAGGACCGGCCCTCGATGCGCTTCTACCTCCTCAACGCGTACCACGCGACCGGCTATCTGGTGGCCGATCAGAAGGGAAAGGTCGTGGACACGTACGCGGCGGACTGA
- a CDS encoding YoaK family protein — protein MRTLLVDAARALVPPKGDRHGPLPPLLLALTVLTGLVDAVSFLGLGHVFVANMTGNVVFLGFALAGAQGHSVLASGVSLAAFVTGAAAGGRFGGRLAAHRGRLIAGAMTVQAALFAAALVVSVVVGSLEGRPARFLVIVPLALAMGLQNSVARRLGVPDETTTVVNQTLTGLVADTAQVGGAAHRRGRRALSVIALCLGGLTGGLLLFGSGIPLVLGVGLGLLATAAAVLWRLSTPDAVWATAP, from the coding sequence ATGCGTACGCTGCTCGTGGACGCGGCCCGCGCACTGGTCCCGCCGAAAGGGGACCGGCACGGCCCGCTGCCCCCACTGCTCCTCGCCCTCACGGTGCTGACCGGCCTAGTGGACGCGGTCAGCTTTCTGGGCCTCGGTCACGTCTTCGTCGCCAACATGACGGGCAACGTGGTGTTCCTCGGCTTCGCCCTCGCCGGCGCCCAGGGACACTCCGTCCTCGCCTCCGGCGTGTCGCTCGCCGCCTTCGTCACCGGGGCGGCGGCCGGCGGCCGTTTCGGTGGACGGCTCGCCGCGCACCGCGGGCGCCTGATCGCCGGGGCGATGACCGTGCAGGCCGCGCTCTTCGCCGCCGCGCTCGTCGTGTCCGTGGTGGTCGGCAGCCTGGAGGGAAGGCCCGCCCGCTTCCTGGTGATCGTGCCGCTCGCCCTCGCGATGGGGCTGCAGAACTCCGTCGCCCGCCGGCTGGGCGTCCCGGACGAGACCACGACCGTGGTGAACCAGACCCTCACCGGCCTTGTCGCGGACACCGCCCAGGTCGGCGGAGCGGCACACCGCCGCGGCCGCCGCGCCCTGTCGGTGATCGCCCTGTGCCTGGGCGGACTGACGGGCGGTCTGCTCCTGTTCGGCTCCGGTATTCCACTGGTCCTCGGCGTCGGCCTCGGCCTGCTCGCGACGGCCGCCGCCGTGCTGTGGCGGCTCTCGACCCCGGACGCGGTGTGGGCGACCGCCCCCTAG
- a CDS encoding carboxymuconolactone decarboxylase family protein, which yields MSEQRVYVDKQSPAAYQALVKTAEAVRTTAAEAGLDRVLVELVNLRVSQLNGCAYCLDVHTRAALRAGETTRRIGVLAAWRDTELFTPRERAALALAEATTHPADALAQEHAYAEAREALTENELSAVIWVAITINAFNRVSILSKHPVRDTPVRR from the coding sequence GTGAGCGAGCAGCGGGTGTACGTCGACAAGCAGAGCCCCGCCGCCTACCAGGCGCTCGTGAAGACGGCCGAGGCCGTCCGGACGACCGCCGCCGAGGCGGGCCTCGACCGCGTCCTGGTGGAGCTGGTGAACCTGCGGGTCTCGCAGCTCAACGGCTGCGCGTACTGCCTGGACGTGCACACCCGCGCCGCGCTCCGCGCCGGCGAGACCACCCGCCGGATCGGCGTGCTCGCCGCCTGGCGCGACACCGAGCTCTTCACCCCGCGCGAGCGCGCCGCGCTCGCCCTCGCGGAGGCGACCACCCACCCGGCGGACGCCCTCGCCCAGGAACACGCCTACGCCGAGGCACGGGAGGCGCTGACCGAGAACGAGCTGTCCGCGGTGATCTGGGTGGCCATCACCATCAACGCCTTCAACCGGGTCTCGATCCTCAGCAAGCACCCGGTACGGGACACCCCCGTCCGCCGCTAG
- a CDS encoding pirin family protein: MGANEVEVLTARDVPLGGPRAMTVRRTLPQRSRTLIGAWCFADHYGPDLVAESGGMDVAPHPHTGLQTVSWLFTGEIEHRDSLGTHAYVRPGEINLMTGGHGISHSEVSTPETTVLHGVQLWLALPDAHRHTPRAFQHHAPKPVRVDGAELRVFLGTLAGDTSPVRTFTPLLGAELLLDPGATVTLDTEPAFEHGLLVDEGDIRLDATVLHPTELGYTAPGRTSLTLTNTSPHRARAVLLGGTPFGEEIIMWWNFIARTDAEIRQAREDWMTGDRFGEVHGYPGDRLPAPELPTTPLKARRNPR, encoded by the coding sequence ATGGGTGCCAACGAGGTCGAGGTCCTCACGGCCCGGGACGTCCCGCTGGGCGGCCCGCGCGCCATGACCGTACGACGGACCCTGCCGCAGCGGTCGCGCACCCTCATCGGCGCGTGGTGCTTCGCGGACCACTACGGCCCCGACCTGGTGGCCGAGTCCGGCGGCATGGACGTGGCCCCGCACCCGCACACCGGGCTGCAGACCGTGAGCTGGCTGTTCACCGGCGAGATCGAGCACCGCGACAGCCTGGGCACCCACGCGTACGTCCGCCCGGGCGAGATCAACCTCATGACCGGCGGCCACGGCATCAGCCACTCCGAGGTCTCCACCCCCGAGACCACCGTCCTGCACGGCGTCCAGCTCTGGCTCGCCCTCCCCGACGCCCACCGCCACACCCCGCGCGCCTTCCAGCACCACGCCCCGAAGCCGGTCCGCGTCGACGGCGCCGAACTCCGGGTCTTCCTCGGCACCCTGGCCGGCGACACCTCCCCGGTCCGCACCTTCACCCCGCTGCTCGGCGCCGAACTCCTCCTCGACCCCGGCGCCACCGTCACCCTCGACACCGAACCCGCCTTCGAGCACGGCCTCCTCGTCGACGAGGGCGACATCCGACTCGACGCCACCGTCCTCCACCCCACCGAACTCGGCTACACGGCCCCCGGCCGCACCTCCCTCACCCTCACCAACACCTCCCCGCACCGCGCCCGCGCCGTCCTCCTCGGCGGCACCCCCTTCGGCGAGGAGATCATCATGTGGTGGAACTTCATCGCCCGCACCGACGCCGAGATCCGCCAGGCGAGGGAGGACTGGATGACCGGCGACCGCTTCGGCGAGGTCCACGGCTACCCGGGCGACCGCCTCCCGGCCCCGGAGCTCCCCACGACCCCGCTCAAGGCCCGCCGCAACCCGCGCTGA
- a CDS encoding deoxynucleoside kinase gives MSVICVGGMIGIGKTSVAELLAKELGSHVFYETVDDNPILPLFYTASPEEIQAKRYPFLLQLYFLQTRFAAIKEAYKQGDNVLDRSIYEDWYFAKVNHDLGRISSLEMQVYEGLLEEMMREIDGLPYRKAPDLMVYLKADFETVLHRIGLRGRDFEQDEALVEYYRTLWSGYDDWVHKHYSASDVLVIDMNRTDVVNNPDDAARVAQEVKDALAAARCRA, from the coding sequence ATGTCAGTGATCTGCGTCGGAGGCATGATCGGGATCGGCAAGACGAGCGTGGCCGAGCTGCTCGCGAAGGAGCTCGGCAGCCACGTCTTCTACGAGACCGTGGACGACAACCCGATCCTGCCGCTCTTCTACACGGCGAGCCCCGAGGAGATACAGGCGAAGCGCTACCCCTTCCTGCTCCAGCTCTACTTCCTGCAGACGCGGTTCGCCGCGATCAAGGAGGCGTACAAGCAGGGCGACAACGTCCTCGACCGGTCCATCTACGAGGACTGGTACTTCGCCAAGGTCAACCACGACCTGGGCCGCATCAGCTCCCTCGAGATGCAGGTGTACGAGGGGCTGCTGGAAGAGATGATGCGCGAGATCGACGGCCTGCCGTACCGCAAGGCACCCGACCTCATGGTCTACCTCAAGGCGGACTTCGAGACCGTGCTGCACCGCATCGGGCTGCGCGGCCGTGACTTCGAGCAGGACGAGGCCCTCGTCGAGTACTACCGCACGCTGTGGTCCGGTTACGACGACTGGGTGCACAAGCACTACTCGGCCAGCGACGTCCTCGTCATCGACATGAACCGCACCGACGTCGTGAACAACCCCGACGACGCGGCCCGCGTGGCGCAGGAGGTCAAGGACGCCCTGGCCGCCGCCAGGTGCCGCGCCTGA
- a CDS encoding DUF5685 family protein — MFGIIRPCRHRLGEGLRVEWMAHLCGLCLALRSEYGQFARVATNYDGLIVSVLTEAQSERTGDWRRGAGPCPLRGMRSADVAQGEGARLAATVSLVLAAAKIRDHVADGDGLLGRRPVALAARRIAHGWDRAGAAGGERLGFDTAVLLGAVERQPEVERSTGHGGSLLTVTEPTETATAAAFAYTAVLTDRPGNAEPLAEAGRLFGRLAHLLDAVEDLDADRASGAWNPIAVTGADRAEVRRLCDDAVHGIRLALSDAVFVDGRLVHALLGGELERAVDRVFDPRHRHHQHRHQHQQQPGRRARGLRIVPWLGRRTPTETPVESAPQTGEGAACGVGAMASGRPQEGQCRRCHEWRRLCPDCRLCYSCCRCSDDDGTDDGEPIQFGDGNSGGGSSRDGSGGDGWFGGRGGGNSGGGSGGSGGGHGFGGSGGSGGGSGDGCGGGGGGCCNPCKCCCDCCD; from the coding sequence GTGTTCGGAATCATCAGGCCGTGCCGCCATCGCCTGGGCGAGGGCCTGCGGGTCGAGTGGATGGCGCATCTGTGCGGGCTGTGCCTGGCGCTGCGCAGCGAGTACGGGCAGTTCGCGAGGGTCGCGACCAACTACGACGGCCTGATCGTCTCGGTGCTGACCGAGGCGCAGTCGGAGCGCACCGGGGACTGGCGGCGCGGAGCGGGCCCGTGCCCGCTGCGCGGGATGCGGTCGGCGGACGTGGCGCAGGGGGAGGGCGCGCGGCTGGCGGCGACGGTGTCGCTGGTGCTCGCCGCGGCGAAGATACGTGACCATGTGGCCGACGGCGACGGTCTGTTGGGGCGCCGCCCGGTGGCCCTTGCGGCGCGCCGGATCGCCCACGGCTGGGACCGAGCGGGCGCCGCGGGCGGCGAACGGCTCGGCTTCGACACCGCCGTGCTGCTCGGGGCGGTCGAGCGTCAGCCGGAGGTCGAGCGGTCGACCGGCCACGGGGGCTCGCTGCTTACGGTCACGGAGCCGACCGAGACGGCGACCGCGGCCGCCTTCGCGTACACCGCGGTGCTCACGGACCGTCCGGGCAACGCCGAACCGCTGGCGGAAGCGGGCCGTCTGTTCGGCCGGCTCGCGCATCTGCTGGACGCGGTGGAGGACCTGGACGCGGACCGGGCGTCGGGCGCGTGGAACCCGATCGCCGTGACCGGCGCGGACCGCGCCGAGGTGCGCCGGCTGTGCGACGACGCCGTCCACGGCATCCGACTCGCCCTGTCCGACGCCGTGTTCGTCGACGGACGGCTGGTACATGCGCTGCTGGGTGGCGAGTTGGAACGTGCCGTCGACCGGGTCTTCGACCCCCGGCATCGCCACCACCAGCATCGGCACCAGCACCAGCAGCAGCCGGGGCGGCGGGCGCGGGGCCTGCGCATCGTGCCCTGGCTGGGACGTCGTACGCCGACGGAAACGCCCGTGGAATCTGCCCCGCAGACCGGTGAAGGTGCGGCCTGCGGCGTCGGGGCGATGGCCTCGGGCCGGCCGCAGGAGGGGCAGTGCCGGCGGTGTCACGAGTGGCGCAGGCTGTGCCCGGACTGCCGGCTCTGCTACAGCTGCTGCCGCTGCAGCGACGACGACGGCACGGACGACGGTGAGCCCATACAGTTCGGCGACGGCAACAGCGGCGGCGGTTCGAGCCGGGACGGTTCCGGCGGCGACGGCTGGTTCGGCGGGCGGGGCGGCGGCAACTCGGGCGGCGGCTCGGGTGGTTCGGGTGGCGGGCACGGGTTCGGCGGCTCCGGTGGTTCCGGCGGTGGGTCGGGCGACGGCTGTGGCGGCGGTGGTGGCGGCTGCTGCAACCCGTGCAAGTGCTGCTGCGACTGCTGCGACTGA